The Spiroplasma apis B31 genomic sequence AAAATATTGATGATAAAACTAGTGAGTATTTGTTAAATAACCTAGATTATTGTGAGAAAGCTTATTTCATCATCAAACCTTTCATTGGTAAAACATGAAGTTGAGATAGATTACCTAAAATGATTCAGGCTATATTATTAAATGGTGTCTACGAAATAAGCGAAACAGATATTCCTAAACCTGTTATTATCAACGAATCAATTGAGTTAGTAAGAGAATTTTTACCGAACTGAAACCCAACATTCATCAATGCAGTTTTAGATCAAATAAATCCTATTAAGGAAGGTTAATATTGTGGAATTAAAAAACTATGATACTTTAATCTCAGAAGCACAAAAACTTTTTCTTAAAGTCAAAGAAAAAATACGGGTTTTTTTTATGATTGATTTCAAGAACTATATCTATAAAACAAAATTAGAAAAGTTTGATAATGTAGAAAAAAGTTTCTTGAATAAAGGCTTTTCTGAGTTTGTAGCTGTTCATTATTTAAAGAAAATAATTGAAAAAAACTTTACAGAAAATAATTACAAATATTTAACTAATTATAATTCTCAAGCAACAAAAAAAATTGAGAATAAAGAGTATGATAATATTCTTATAATTGGAGCCAATAATGTAACAAAAGAAAATAAAAAAATGGTTGACCTCGTAAATAAAATAGCAAAACACACAAACAAAAATATAAGTATAAAAAATATGAATTGATACAATAAGGTTTACTTTCATAAATTCATATTTCATCACTCGATGTTGAATTACTTGCAAACAGACTTATTAAATGATTTTTCAAATTACGATGTTTCATTATTTAACAACATTACAAATTACAAATTTAAAAATACAAGTTTAAACTTTGAAAACGATTGAAAAAACTACTTAAATTTTCATATAATACCCGAATTCAAAATTTTTATGAATACATACATAGAAGTCGATAGTGATTCTTTAGAGAAAAAAATAAAAATGAGTGAGGATGCAATTACTGAAAACACACTAGTTATTTTTTACAATAATGTTAAAATGAACTCACTTTATAAATCTTTGTATTTGAATAATATAAGTACGTTTTTAAAATTGTTAAAAAATAATACACCCGTAATCTCAATAAGAAATACTAGTTTATTCAACTTAATTAAAACTTTAGAAATATATAACTTTGAAAATCTAGAAGATTTGCAAAAGTTGTTATGTCAAGATAACGTTTCAGAGCCAATAAAGCCAACTGATATCTTAAATAATTATTGAGAAGAAATTTTAAAAGATCAAACACTATTAGAAGAAACTTTAAAAGATGATGATAATTTTTCTGCAAAAGAAAAAAATATGTGAGAAGATAGTGATCTTTTGAAAACTGTTGACATCAATGAACCTCACGAATTTAATATTTTTAAAAACAAAAACACCTTACTAATTGATAAATTATTAAGCGATAATAATTATAGTGATATAGATTCATTCAAGTTTGACTCCAACAAATTGAAGGAAAGTTTGAATCGATATATTGATCTATTTAAGGAATTATGAAAAAGTAATACTAATGTGAGTTTGAATAACACAGAAAATAAATGAAACCATTCATCATTAGATGGTATCACATTGAAAGAATTGCATGTCTTAGTCAACAATTCTTGCGAACGCATTTTAGAAATAATTAAGACAAATAACTTAGACCTTAATTCCTATCACTATTATTATCAGTTATACATGAAAGTCATAACGACAACGAAGGAAATTAAATTAATTTTAGAAAACTATAATTAGAGGTATACATTTTGGAAACAAAAGTTTTAAAAATTAAAGATTTGAATGAAAACTTAAAATTTTTTATAGAGTCATCAAATAATTTTAAAAATATCAATATAAAAGGTGAAATTGCAAACCTTACTTATAACAAATCAGGTCATATATACTTTTCTTTGAAAGATAATGAAGCGAAAATAGATTGTGCTATTTGAAAAAGTAATGCACAAAAGTTTATCAACTTAAATCCACAAGAAGGTACGGAAGTTATCGCATCAGGATCACTTAGTTTTTATAAACCAACAGGAAAATTAACATTTACAATTGTGAATGTTAAGCTCGATGGTATAGGTGAGTTATCGATAATTTATGATAAACGATATAATGAGTTGAAACAAAAGGGTTGATTTGATAATGAAATCAAAAAAAATATTCCTAAAATTCCAAAAAATATCGGTATTGTTACAGCTGAATCGGGAGATGCAGTAAGGGATCTTATAACAACAGCTAAAAGAAGATATCCACCAGTGAATATTTATTTATTCCCATCATCAGTACAAGGAGAAACTGCAGCTAATGATATCGCTAATAAAATAATGAAGGCTAATAGATTTCATAAAAAGTTAGATTTACTGATTGTTGGTAGAGGTGGAGGAAGTTATGAAGATTTATGAACGTTTAACGAAATGGCAGTATTGGAAGCAATTTATAAATCTAATATTCCCATTATTTCTGCTGTAGGACACGAACCTGATGTAACATTGGCCGATTATGTTGCTGATTTGAGAGTTTCAACACCAACAGCCGCAGGGGAAAGAGCTGCGCCTGAGAAAACTAACTTGATCCAAGCTTTAAATAATAAACTAAAAGAGTTGGGTAATGTGTTATCAAATAAAATAAATATTGAAAAAAATAAAATATTAAATTTTGAGAACGAACAAAAGAAAGTTTTAATAAATAAAATTTTATTCATGGATAAAGAATTATCTAACTTGGATAACTATTTGAATGAAAGTTTAATTAGAAAATTCCAAATGGCAAAAACAAGTTTAAATAACCACATCAACAATGTAAGATTCCTATTCAAACATAATTTTGATAAAACAAAAAATTATTTAATTGCAACCAATGAAGGATGAAACAAAAAATTATTAGAAAACTATAATTTATTGAAAAATACTATTTTTCAATTAGATGAAAAGTTAGATTTATTAAACCCTCTAAAACCTTTAGAACACGGTTTTGCAATTTTAAAACAAGATGAAAAGATAATAAAATCAGTCACAAGTATCAACAAACAAAATAACATAGAAGCTATTCTGATTGACGGTAAAATCAATTTGAAAGTAGAAAATTAAAGGAGAATTAAAGAATGTCAAATAAAAGTTTTAATGAAATGTTAGAAAATATTAAGTTAATATCTAATAAATTAAATGACCCAAATACATCAATGGAGGAGTCAATTAATTTATTTAAAGAAGGTAAGGAGATCATATCTCAAGCAAAAACTCAACTAGAAACTTTAGAAGGTGAAATAAAAAAAGTTCTAGATAATGATGAGTTAGAAGATTTTAATTAAGACCTTTTTAGGTCTTTTTATGTTTAAATATAGAGAGGGGAGTTGATGTTTATGAACTGAAAGGAAATCAATAATTACAATGATCTATCAGGTTGTGAAAGTACTGATACTCTTGCTTCCTTGGCTGAGGAAATAAGGAATTATCTTATTAATTTTACAAACTTGAATGGTGGTCATATCGGAAGTAATCTTGGTGTAGTAGAACTAACTATTGCCTTACTTTCGAGGTATAGTCCAGAAAAATATATTTATCTTTTTGACACAGGACATCAATCTCATGTTTATAAGCTTCTTACAGATAGAAAAGAAAAATTTGAAACTATAAATAAATTTAATGGTATTTCTAACTTTCAAGAGATTTCAGAAAGTGATTTTGATTATATATCAACAGGTCATAGCGGAACAGCAATTGGATATGCTATGGGATATAGCGTTGGGCAATCAGAAAAAAAAGTTATATCTATTGTTGGAGATGCTGCATTTTACGGTTCATATACCAATGCAGGGTTGTTAAACTTGATTAAAAGTGAAAATAAAACTATAACTATTGTTAATGATAATAATGAAGCAATTGGTAGAAACTCCATCAAAATAAAGAACTTAAGATCATATGTAGAAGGAATTGGATTCAACTATGTATATTGTGATGATGGTCATGACTTTTCCAAATTGTTTGATGCTTTCAATGAATGTGAAAAATACAACAATCATGTAATCATACATGTGATAACTAAAAAAGGATTTAAATATAATGGTGAAAAGGAATTAACATTCAATCACACAATAGAAGAAAATAAAAATAATACATTCCAAAAAAAAATACCTGAACTTATTGAAAGTTGTTTTAACAAAAACTCCTACTTGATTTGTCCTGCAATGATTAATGCCAGTGGCTTCACAAAGCTATGGGAAAATTATCCTAAAAACGTCATAGATTGTGGTATAAACGAAGAACTAACAGCACTAGTTGCAAGCTCGTTGGCTAATTTGGGTAAAACGGTTTTTATATCAGTGTATTCAACATTTTTCCAAAGAATGTTTGATCAGTTAACACACGATATTTTTAGAAATAACTTAAATATTATTTTTCTAATAGACCGAGCAGGTATAAATTATACAACAGGTATAAGTCATCACGGAATTTATGACGTTAGTTTAATCCAAAATTTCAATGACACAATCATTTATTGTCCAGCTACTTCAAGCGATATTTCAAATATAAAAAATTTAATTGTTAATAACAAAAAACAATTATTCATAAGATATGAAAAAGCAGAAGTGATAAATTTAAATTATAATGAAAATCAAAATGATCAAGGATGAGTGGAAGTTATTTACAATAAAAATAACTCATCAACTATAATTACATACAGTGTGATCTTAAAAGAGTTTTACGACATCATAACCAATAACAACTATCCTATAAATTTAATAAACGCCAGATTTATAAACCCCATAGATAAAAAAATATTGGAAAAACATAAAGAAAATAAAATTTATGTATACGAACAAGTTATAAATAAAAATAATTTATTTACAAACATAGATTTATTTTATAAAAAGAAAGATAATATATATAGTTATGCTTTAAATAGAAATGATATTCATCACGGTTCTAAAAAAGATTTGCTAAGTAATTTGAAAATGGATCCAGAAGATATAGTGAATATAATTTTAAAAAACAATTAGTAAAAAGGAGGTAAATTATGAATGATACAGATAAAGAGTTCTGACTTAAAAAAATAGCAGAAGAAGAACTTTTAAATAATTTATTAGACTCAAAATCTGAAAAAAAATTAGAAAGTTTTCTTGAAAATTTAAATCAAATAAAAGAAATACTACATATAAAAGAAAAGAATGATAAAAAAATCTTTCAAGAATACAATAATAAAATTGTCATACCAACAGGTAGTGAAGAAACATTAATTGAAGAGTTAAATATTTTTAACAAAAACATGTATGATGATTTTCCAGAACATTATAATTTAGATTTTCCAGAAAAAATAAAAGAACTAAAGAAGGAGTTCACTAAACCTAAACCAATTAAAAAAAATATTTTTAATTTATCTCAACCATATATACAGGAAACCACTAAAGAACTAAATTCTGATGATATGAAAACAATTTTATCTCCACAAAGTATTATAGAACAAGAAGAATCAGATAATAAAAATGAAACTTTATCAGATGAAGTTAAAGAAATTTATTTGAACTCAGAAGAAGAAAAACAAGAATGTTTAAATGAAATAGCAAATAATTTAAACAAAGGTAATTATAATAAACTTAAATTAAATAGAAGAATGTCTTTAACATGCAATAGATATATGAAAAAATTAAATAAAATTAAACAAGGCTTTATTGATACATATGGTTCAGAAATATTTAAGAAAATTAGAGGGTGAATAATTGAAGAAAATATTCTTTACCACAATGCTGACAAAGAAAAAAAACTTGAGGCATTGAATTTAAAGAAAGAAAAGATAAATGCAAAAAGAAAAAGATTTAAATAGGAGGTGAAAGGATGAAAGAAAGGTTGGACCAAATTTTATTAGACTCAAAACTAGTTGAGACTCGCAGCAAAGCAAGAGGTTTAATAATGGATGGAAAGGTTATTGTCAATAATGAAAAAATAACTAAACCAGGAACATTATTTGATCGTGAAAAAATAAAGCTAAACTTAGTGAATGAGGATAACCAATTTGTAAGTAGGGCTGGAGCTAAATTATCAAAAGCTATTGAATTATGAAAGTTAGATATAACAAACAAAGTTTGTTTAGATATTGGTAGCTCTACTGGTGGCTTTACAGATTGCTGTTTACAGTACGGAGCAAATCATGTATTTGCTGTGGACGTTGGTACAAATCAATTAGATTATAGGTTACGAACCGATAAAAGGGTAACTTCTATGGAAAAAACTAATTTTAGAAATGTAACAAGAAAACATTTCAATAGAAACATTGATTTTTTTTGTTGTGATGTGAGTTTTATATCCTTAGATAAAATATTAAAACCTTTAAAAGATATAGTTGACGATAATACTTTTGGTGTACTTTTAATAAAACCTCAGTTTGAATTAGACAAAGAAGATGTTAAAAAAGGAAAAATCAACTCTAAGATGGATCATAAAAAAGCGATAAGTAGGGTAGTTGATTATTGTAATGCTAATAATTTCAGAGTAAACGGAATTGATTTTTCCCCTATTTTAGGAAATAAAAAGAAAAATATTGAATACATTTGTTACATCGAAAAACTAAGTAATGTCAGTCATGAACAACCTACAATAAATAACATATTAGATATAGTTGAAACTGCTTGAAAATATTTTGAGGTTCACAATGAATAAAGTTATTTTCTTATTAGATATGGATGCTTTTTTTGCAAGTTGTCATATGGTTAATGACCCGAGTTTGAAAAATAAAAATGTTGTTGTGGCATCAACTAATAGAAGAGCAATAATTACAACTGCAAGTTATAATGCAAGAAAGTTTGGAATCTCAGCAGGAACACCAGTGTTTAAAGCTAAAGAATTATGTCCGGACTTATATATTGCTGAAAGTGATTTTAATCTTTATATACAATACTCTCATAGGGTTTTTGATATAATATACGAACACTTTACAAAAAATTTTGAAGTAGCTTCAATCGACGAATGCTATATAGATGTGACTAATATTTGAAAAAAACATGGTACAGTAAAGAGAACAGCTCAAGCGATTTTAAATAAAATATTCGAAGAAACAGGTTTAACTTGTTCAATTGGAATTAGTACAAATAAATTTTTAGCAAAGAC encodes the following:
- a CDS encoding transcription antitermination protein NusB codes for the protein MTLSVSFLKKRRRMSIQMIYRALILDENIDRVKQDVLDGFQLQNIDDKTSEYLLNNLDYCEKAYFIIKPFIGKTWSWDRLPKMIQAILLNGVYEISETDIPKPVIINESIELVREFLPNWNPTFINAVLDQINPIKEG
- the xseA gene encoding exodeoxyribonuclease VII large subunit, which translates into the protein METKVLKIKDLNENLKFFIESSNNFKNINIKGEIANLTYNKSGHIYFSLKDNEAKIDCAIWKSNAQKFINLNPQEGTEVIASGSLSFYKPTGKLTFTIVNVKLDGIGELSIIYDKRYNELKQKGWFDNEIKKNIPKIPKNIGIVTAESGDAVRDLITTAKRRYPPVNIYLFPSSVQGETAANDIANKIMKANRFHKKLDLLIVGRGGGSYEDLWTFNEMAVLEAIYKSNIPIISAVGHEPDVTLADYVADLRVSTPTAAGERAAPEKTNLIQALNNKLKELGNVLSNKINIEKNKILNFENEQKKVLINKILFMDKELSNLDNYLNESLIRKFQMAKTSLNNHINNVRFLFKHNFDKTKNYLIATNEGWNKKLLENYNLLKNTIFQLDEKLDLLNPLKPLEHGFAILKQDEKIIKSVTSINKQNNIEAILIDGKINLKVEN
- the xseB gene encoding exodeoxyribonuclease VII small subunit, which gives rise to MSNKSFNEMLENIKLISNKLNDPNTSMEESINLFKEGKEIISQAKTQLETLEGEIKKVLDNDELEDFN
- a CDS encoding 1-deoxy-D-xylulose-5-phosphate synthase N-terminal domain-containing protein, which encodes MNWKEINNYNDLSGCESTDTLASLAEEIRNYLINFTNLNGGHIGSNLGVVELTIALLSRYSPEKYIYLFDTGHQSHVYKLLTDRKEKFETINKFNGISNFQEISESDFDYISTGHSGTAIGYAMGYSVGQSEKKVISIVGDAAFYGSYTNAGLLNLIKSENKTITIVNDNNEAIGRNSIKIKNLRSYVEGIGFNYVYCDDGHDFSKLFDAFNECEKYNNHVIIHVITKKGFKYNGEKELTFNHTIEENKNNTFQKKIPELIESCFNKNSYLICPAMINASGFTKLWENYPKNVIDCGINEELTALVASSLANLGKTVFISVYSTFFQRMFDQLTHDIFRNNLNIIFLIDRAGINYTTGISHHGIYDVSLIQNFNDTIIYCPATSSDISNIKNLIVNNKKQLFIRYEKAEVINLNYNENQNDQGWVEVIYNKNNSSTIITYSVILKEFYDIITNNNYPINLINARFINPIDKKILEKHKENKIYVYEQVINKNNLFTNIDLFYKKKDNIYSYALNRNDIHHGSKKDLLSNLKMDPEDIVNIILKNN
- a CDS encoding TlyA family RNA methyltransferase, encoding MKERLDQILLDSKLVETRSKARGLIMDGKVIVNNEKITKPGTLFDREKIKLNLVNEDNQFVSRAGAKLSKAIELWKLDITNKVCLDIGSSTGGFTDCCLQYGANHVFAVDVGTNQLDYRLRTDKRVTSMEKTNFRNVTRKHFNRNIDFFCCDVSFISLDKILKPLKDIVDDNTFGVLLIKPQFELDKEDVKKGKINSKMDHKKAISRVVDYCNANNFRVNGIDFSPILGNKKKNIEYICYIEKLSNVSHEQPTINNILDIVETAWKYFEVHNE